The Anguilla anguilla isolate fAngAng1 chromosome 19, fAngAng1.pri, whole genome shotgun sequence genome has a segment encoding these proteins:
- the ptprq gene encoding phosphatidylinositol phosphatase PTPRQ isoform X2 — translation MNQNSLMDKTVLLWLISDYLLKVLSLSCSRERGSVEVQVEFGRFPHAQEAELYSLTCSSTGSQTLWLNATDSSGCVPDCRVVLHEPLEAEMYNVDIKAIKNNVILETKSFRVDPKPSSSLSVGAMVSSAYFSWGSGAGEPSTSSLRLRGRVWDVPPDRTSYRVTGLQPASLHNFTVEFKTGVRSLNVTLTRRLSVLLQTALCPVGWVPSESSCWRAWRRGRPWVEAGLACNASGSHLADIETEEDFLFISSYLSTLNNMMLVWTGLNDLQQEGQLQWSNGVAYSLKSTVTSSLPANQTDCFALHMNATSPSYFFTGFFCYMPLPYMCQYTFPPAPPHFALVLEGVWETEALIGWSDVEDWRQAGGALELFLQYQEDAFVDQPHRRTVLSNSRSAAVRDLSPGRVYLFSLRAKHLSGAVQTLGSVLRVLTIPAVPEDLTLIQHNEDSMLLTWRPPQGQVEGYQLSYGASAAQITQRKLSTTDCSVRLEQLTPGAEYQLTLQSFRGTETSEPVSTRILIPPARVCFLSLTHVNSSSVGLAWEPALGLFDQYRLTVANGSTVQELLLPRESLSHTVSSLQDGCTYNLTMYRIRSTVTGATAVRTVTTVPARPQGLRVSSVSSHGFSLRWDGPSGCVDRYHVHLNPAHGLVTVRRAENGEIQAVVLAVTPGISYSTTVTAVAASVFSSPVSRTVTTNESTPESPTSLIGERVGSTGILLSWTAPIKSNGKIRDYAIKYKEVCPYPESSFNQIVTPSEIPEYLLNTLTPGSTYNIKVAAKNGAGFGLFSKSLFFKTAEAPPGLVTNLTAFATNHSVVKVTWFLPKLINGLITKFSVKAKYARTGVTVRKLEVNAEDIMNGALPHCNDAAEILSRGTPSPSEMSMQTSASSPPVTLSAVPPAASWNIPISAVVDQLRSYTAYVFEVSAFTSDGEGQIASYMVRMPESAPEDPPQNLSAWNITSKSFSLSWDPPTIVTGRFSYVIELHGPTGYLYENSTTDLKLVYSGLNPYTHYRVLARAKSAGALGPEAEAVVLTPAEAPSAVTELVARAVDATSVQVSWRSPSQPNGLITQYKLLVLVKGAVIRNITLIEQKEGLNQTHSDDDGVLNRRVRDATALLLHRYQRAALFPTSAPPPVVTSAYFLFASRIANQPGTATERSAHPTAASPFTSALLPSPAPESTSLPWLTDSAPPTPHTTLDLQTPGSAALTLPSDPSPTGGDKDPPPLSSSPAQPRLSTRAAVTADVTTSTAMVSSTQVIDLSADRISYVVTNLSPFTEYTFSVSAFTTVGEGPLVQTKAKTREQVPSSVQSVSYQNISSSSILLSWEPPLNPNGKITHYTAYVLDLDTKEAFQRVTNSTSIILLGLKKYSSYKLRVAASTAVGESALSEADDVFAVTLEDEPDSPPVNLSVYNVSTSSATVTWSPPVLANGVIRFYQILYQNSTMSLVVNSTSPSVSLEGLKPFSFYNVTVRAFTKYGHGNQSSEVLDLLSGEDVPGSPPFDLMYESLSSSEVNVSWQAPLVPNGAILFYSVEYWNSTHALNTTTPTTYARLSNLRKYARYRASVRASTRLGSGNHTSDILNITTLEDVPEGPIHNLTAQNFTSTALIVSWDPPLAPNGRVFYHLSLEEEHKTLLSSNQTIRKTTNDLVFLFTKLRKYTDYILKVTPATSAGSSENSTSVLYLRTEDDVPSSPPLFSSSRNVSSSSIHLSWLPPLEPNGVLTEYSLVLQGPGGANTTLTPDTSLTLTGLLPFSPYNVSIAAGNRRGLGPSLILLLHTDEAGPASPPRNLTVYNHTAASVWLTWEASLEPNGLVKFYGFRILELRRQTLTFQNSSGPSTWAQLTGFRPHSVYQISVCTFTRAGNGDQYSDPVTFTTNQSVSEAVRNLSCSGRSWDSVFLEWEAPAQSNGELTHYLIRYGEEEEELGPHTLWHTLSGLQPHTHYTFLVMAVNSAGPGDRLTCNASTPPESVPGPPGYFNVTQVQPTSVSLSWDPPESVPGQLQGYRIRVQLLSLRCGAWGLPACVEMEVLVYANASTETEITLEPLRKYRQYRFSISARTNAGYGNASRWVTTRTLPGDPDDPPRSVSVMTSSSGMKIEWEEPEQLAGPTSYLIYIVSVDGPDFNQTLVTAPEEKRAVVMSNLTAYTLYQVTVVAFRGPEDTAWQRGKASEPVFIRTLEEQPRDPPKNVTLQVIPEEVTRVYVTFSPPTKPNGNISGYQVRIYRDDQLDFQIHNLPIVHTQNQTMTGIIKGLKGGYNYRILISAVNGAGSGPSSEVHITTGIKAPPKPTQTPEAATDKHGVVMATSRTITILMPMCFFSDANGPIQKVQVIVAEEWVMDDGNLTNWKNAFNHRPAPYFTDEGFPNPVCFESGARRVPNVDTYVIGEDDSCMAQEKDGALCNGPLKPRTHYVFKFRAVNVQGQYTDSDFSERIRTSDSRNLTRDEEIILGVLLSFFLAVLLILIIYASVRIHQKQKEGGTYSPREAEIIETKFKLDQLIAVADLELKEEKLNRLLSYRKSLKPVNKKSFLQHVEDLCANDNIKFQEEFSELPKLLHDLATSDADLPWNRSKNRFTNIKPYNNNRVKLLSEPGVPGSDYINASFVSGYLCPNEFIATQGPLPGTVADFWRMIWETRSRTIAMLTQCFEKGRIRCHQYWPEDNKPVTVFGDIVITKLSEDVFPDWTVRVLKVERHGDYMVVNHFNFTSWPEHGVPESSTTLIQFVRTIRAHRGHDNTTMVVHCSAGVGRTGVFIALDHLVQHVSDHDFVDIYGLVAELRSERMCMVQNLAQYMFLHQSTLDLLNSKGNSQSVWFVSYSALEKMDSLDAMEGDVELEWEETTM, via the exons GTTGATATAAAAGCCATCAAAAACAATGTCATTCTGGAAACAAAGTCCTTTCGAGTAG ACCCGAAGCCCAGTTCCTCCCTCAGTGTTGGGGCGATGGTGTCGAGTGCGTATTTCAGCtgggggagcggggcgggggagcCCAGCACCAGCTCTCTGAGGCTCAGGGGTCGTGTGTGGGACGTGCCTCCTGATCGAACCTCATACCGCGTGACGGGCCTGCAGCCCGCCTCTCTCCACAACTTCACTGTGGAGTTTAAGACTGGAGTCCGAAGCCTCAATGTCACGCTCACACGCAGGCTGAGCGTGCTGCTCCAGACAG ctctcTGCCCGGTGGGCTGGGTGCCCTCAGAGAGCAGCTGCTGGAGAGCCTGGAGGCGGGGCCGGCCATGGGTGGAGGCGGGGCTAGCCTGCAACGCTTCGGGGTCACACCTGGCCGACATAGAGACAGAGGAGGACTTCCTGTTTATCTCCTCTTACCTGAGTACGCTCAACAACATGATGTTGGTGTGGACAGGTCTCAATGACCTGCAG CAGGAAGGACAGCTGCAGTGGTCCAATGGAGTTGCCTATAGCTTGAaaagcactgtgacatcatcactgccagccaatcagacagacTGCTTTGCCCTGCACATGAACGCCACGAGTCCCAGTTACTTTTTCACCGGGTTCTTCTGCTATATGCCCCTGCCATACATGTGCCAGTACACAT tcccccctgccccaccgcACTTCGCCTTAGTGCtggagggggtgtgggagacggaggctctgattggctggagtgATGTGGAAGACTGGAGGCAGGCAGGGGGCGCTCTGGAGCTGTTCCTCCAGTATCAGGAGGATGCGTTCGTAGACCAGCCCCATCGCAGGACAGTGCTGTCTAACAGCCGGAGTGCGGCTGTGCGGGACCTGTCTCCGGGACGAGTCTACCTGTTCTCCCTCAGAGCCAAGCACCTGAGTGGAGCGGTCCAGACCCTGGGCTCTGTGCTCCGGGTCCTCACAA TCCCAGCCGTACCTGAAGACCTGACCCTCATCCAGCACAATGAAGACTCCATGCTTCTCACCTGGAGACCCCCCCAGGGACAGGTAGAGGGATACCAG TTGAGCTACGGAGCTTCAGCAGCGCAGATAACCCAGCGCAAACTCAGCACCACCGACTGCAGCGTCCGCTTAGAGCAACTGACCCCCGGAGCAGAGTACCAGCTCACTCTGCAGTCCTTCAGAGGAACAGAGACCAGCGAGCCGGTCTCCACCCGCATCCTCATCC CTCCCGCCCGTgtctgcttcctgtctctgaCACACGTTAACTCCTCGTCCGTTGGCTTGGCGTGGGAGCCAGCACTTGGCCTGTTTGATCAGTACCGGCTGACTGTGGCCAACGGCTCCACAGTGCAGGAGCTGCTCCTGCCCAGAGAGAGCCTGTCCCACACCGTGTCCAGCCTGCAGGACGGCTGCACGTACAACCTGACCATGTACCGCATCCGGAGCACAGTCACAGGGGCCACTGCAGTCCGCACCGTGACCACAG tacCTGCCAGGCCTCAGGGTCTGCGCGTCTCTAGCGTTTCCTCTCATGGCTTCTCTCTGCGTTGGGACGGCCCGTCGGGCTGCGTGGACCGGTACCATGTGCACCTGAACCCCGCCCACGGCCTGGTCACCGTGCGCCGCGCGGAGAACGGAGAGATACag gCAGTTGTTTTGGCGGTAACCCCAGGGATATCATATAGCACCACGGTCACCGCGGTTGCCGCGTCGGTGTTCAGCTCCCCGGTCAGCCGGACCGTCACCACAAACGAGTCCA CACCGGAGTCCCCAACCAGCCTGATCGGGGAGAGAGTGGGCTCTACGGGCATCCTGCTGTCCTGGACCGCACCCATCAAAAGCAACGGCAAGATCCGCGACTACGCAATCAAGTACAAAGAGGTGTGTCcttacccagaatcctccttCAACCAGATCGTTACGCCCTCGGAGATCCCCGAGTATCTGCTCAACACCCTCACCCCAGGCTCCACCTACAACATCAAG GTGGCTGCGAAAAACGGTGCTGGATTTGGGCTCTTCAGCAAGTCCCTGTTCTTCAAAACCGCTGAGGCGC CCCCTGGCCTGGTCACCAACCTCACAGCCTTCGCTACCAATCACTCCGTGGTGAAGGTCACATGGTTCCTCCCCAAACTCATCAATGGCCTCATCACCAAGTTCTCCGTCAAGGCCAAGTACGCACGCACCGGCGTGACGGTCCGGAAGCTGGAGGTCAACGCCGAGGACATCATGAATGGAGCACTGCCGCACTGCAAC GATGCTGCAGAGATCCTCTCTCGGGGGACCCCCAGCCCCTCAGAGATGTCCATGCAGACGTCGGCCTCCTCTCCCCCGGTCACGCTGTCGGCAGTCCCCCCCGCTGCCTCCTGGAACATCCCCATCAGTGCAGTGGTGGACCAGCTGCGCTCCTACACCGCCTACGTTTTCGAGGTCTCCGCCTTCACCAGCGACGGCGAGGGCCAGATCGCCAGCTACATGGTCCGCATGCCGGAGTCAG CTCCTGAGGATCCACCACAAAACCTGTCTGCATGGAACATCACCTCCAAATCCTTCTCCCTGTCCTGGGACCCCCCCACCATCGTCACAGGACGTTTCAGCTACGTCATCGAGCTGCACGGACCCACCG gtTACTTGTATGAAAACAGCACCACTGATCTGAAACTGGTGTACTCTGGTCTGAACCCATACACGCACTACCGGGTTCTGGCTCGAGCCAAGTCTGCTGGGGCCTTAGGCCCGGAAGCAGAGGCCGTCGTGCTCACTCCTGCTGAAG CTCCCAGTGCAGTCACAGAGCTGGTTGCCAGAGCTGTAGATGCCACCTCAGTGCAGGTGTCCTGGAGAAGCCCCAGTCAGCCCAACGGCCTCATCACCCAGTACAAGCTCCTGGTGCTGGTCAAGGGCGCGGTGATTCGGAACATCACCCTCATCGAACAGAAGGAA GGTCTGAACCAGACGCACTCTGATGATGACGGTGTGTTGAATCGCCGCGTTCGAGACGCTACCGCCCTCCTGCTGCACCGTTACCAAAGAGCTGCCCTGTTCCCCACCTCTGCGCCCCCACCTGTGGTCACCTCTGCCTACTTCCTGTTTGCCTCCCGCATCGCTAACCAGCCTGGCACGGCAACAGAACGCTCCGCCCACCCCACCGCTGCTTCCCCCTTCACCTCTGCCCTCttgccaagccccgcccctgaaAGCACATCCCTCCCCTGGCTgactgactccgcccccccgaCGCCTCACACTACTCTCGATCTCCAGACTCCGGGCTCCGCCGCCCTCACCCTCCcctctgacccctcccccactggTGGAGACAAAGACCCGCCCCCTCTCAgctccagccccgcccagccaCGCCTCTCCACCCGTGCAGCTGtcactgctgatgtcacaacctCCACAG CGATGGTGTCCAGCACACAGGTGATCGACCTCTCTGCAGATCGCATCTCGTACGTGGTGACCAATCTCAGCCCCTTCACCGAGTACACCTTCAGTGTGTCAGCTTTCACCACTGTGGGGGAGGGCCCTCTGGTCCAGACCAAGGCGAAAACCAGAGAGCAAG tgcCAAGCTCAGTGCAGAGTGTCTCCTACCAGAACATAAGCTCCTCCTCCATCCTGCTGTCATGGGAACCGCCACTGAATCCCAACGGCAAGATCACACACTACACTGCCTATGTGCTGGACCTTGACACCAAGGAGGCCTTCCAAAGAGTGACCAACAGCACCAGCATAATCCTCTTAG gacTGAAGAAGTACAGCAGCTACAAGCTGCGTGTGGCGGCCTCCACAGCCGTAGGCGAGAGCGCTCTCTCTGAGGCAGACGACGTCTTCGCCGTCACGCTGGAGGACG AGCCGGACTCTCCCCCCGTGAACCTGTCTGTGTACAACGTCAGCACCTCCTCTGCCACAGTCACATGGTCTCCTCCAGTCCTGGCCAACGGCGTCATCCGGTTCTACCAGATTCTGTACCAGAATTCCACCATGAGCCTGGTGGTCAACTCCACGTCCCCCAGCGTCTCTCTGGAGGGTTTGAAACCGTTCTCCTTCTACAACGTGACCGTGCGAGCGTTCACCAAGTACGGTCATGGGAACCAGTCGTCTGAGGTTCTCGATCTGCTGAGCGGGGAGGACG TCCCAGGGAGCCCCCCCTTTGACCTGATGTACGAGAGTCTGAGCTCCAGTGAGGTGAACGTGTCCTGGCAGGCCCCGCTGGTGCCCAATGGCGCCATCTTGTTTTACAGCGTGGAGTACTGGAACTCCACCCACGCCCTGAACACCACCACGCCCACCACCTACGCCCGGCTCTCCAACCTGCGCAAGTACGCCCGCTACCGCGCCTCCGTGAGGGCCTCCACCCGGCTGGGCAGCGGCAACCACACCAGCGACATCCTCAACATCACCACGCTGGAGGACG TGCCTGAGGGGCCCATCCACAACCTGACGGCGCAGAACTTCACCTCCACTGCCCTCATTGTGAGCTGGGATCCGCCCCTGGCCCCCAACGGCAGAGTGTTCTACCACCtcagcctggaggaggagcacaAGACTCTGCTCAGCTCCAACCAGACCATCCGGAAGACCACCAACGACCTGGTCTTCCTCTTCACCAAGCTGCGCAAGTACACTGACTACATCCTGAAGGTCACCCCCGCGACCTCTGCTGGCTCCTCTGAGAATAGCACCAGCGTGTTGTACCTGCGGACTGAGGATGACG TGCCCAGCTCTCCTCCGCTCTTTAGCTCTAGCAGAAAcgtctcttcctcctccatccACCTGTCCTGGCTCCCCCCTCTGGAGCCCAATGGGGTCCTGACTGAGTACAGCCTGGTGCTGCAGGGGCCCGGGGGGGCCaacaccaccctcacccccGACACCAGCCTGACTCTCACCGGCCTGCTCCCCTTCTCCCCCTACAACGTCTCCATCGCCGCCGGCAACCGCCGGGGCCTCGGCCCCTCCCtcatcctgctgctgcacaCTGATGaagcag GCCCCGCCTCTCCGCCCAGGAACCTGACTGTGTATAACCACACTGCTGCCTCAGTGTGGCTGACCTGGGAGGCCAGCCTGGAGCCCAACGGCCTGGTTAAGTTCTATGGATTCAGGATCCTGGAGCTGCGCAGGCAGACCCTCACCTTCCAG AACTCCTCGGGACCCTCCACCTGGGCCCAGCTCACTGGCTTCCGGCCCCACAGCGTGTACCAGATCAGCGTCTGCACCTTCACCAGGGCGGGGAATGGGGACCAGTACAGCGACCCTGTCACCTTTACAACCAACCAATCAG tgtCCGAGGCAGTTAGGAATCTGTCGTGCAGTGGGCGGAGCTGGGACTCGGTGTTTCTGGAATGGGAGGCTCCCGCCCAGTCTAACGGCGAGCTGACCCACTACCTGATCCGgtatggagaggaagaggaggagctcgGACCGCACACTCTGTGGCACACACTCAGCGGActgcagccccacacacactacaccttCCTGGTGATGGCCGTCAACTCTGCTGGGCCAGGGGACAGGCTGACCTGCAATGCCAGCACACCGCCGGAATCCG TACCAGGTCCTCCGGGCTACTTTAACGTGACCCAGGTGCAGCCCACCAGCGTGAGCCTGAGCTGGGACCCCCCGGAGAGCGTCCCGGGCCAGCTGCAGGGGTACCGAATCCGGGTGCAGCTCCTGTCATTGCGCTGTGGGGCCTGGGGGCTCCCGGCCTGTGTGGAGATGGAGGTGCTGGTGTACGCCAACGCGTCCACGGAGACAGAGATCACCCTGGAGCCTCTGCGCAAATACCGCCAATACCGCTTCAGCATTTCGGCTCGCACCAACGCTGGGTACGGCAACGCCTCCCGCTGGGTCACCACCCGCACCCTGCCTGGCG ATCCTGATGACCCTCCTCGCTCCGTCTCGGTGATGACCTCATCCAGCGGGATGAAGAttgagtgggaggagcctgagCAGCTTGCAGGCCCCACCTCTTATCTCATCTACATCGTCTCT GTGGATGGTCCAGACTTTAACCAGACCCTGGTGACAGCCCCTGAGGAGAAGCGGGCGGTGGTGATGTCCAACCTCACTGCCTACACCCTGTACCAGGTGACCGTGGTCGCCTTCCGAGGCCCTGAGGACACAGCCTGGCAGAGAGGCAAGGCCAGCGAACCTGTGTTCATCAGAACCCTGGAGGAAC AACCGAGAGACCCCCCCAAAAACGTGACCCTGCAGGTGATTCCTGAGGAGGTGACGAGGGTGTACGTAaccttctccccccccaccaaacccaACGGGAACATCAGCGGCTACCAAGTGAGGATCTACAGAGACGACCAGCTGGACTTCCAGATCCACAACCTGCCCATCGTGCACACCCAGAACCAGACCATGACCGGCATCATTAAGGGCTTGAAAGGGGGCTATAACTACAGAATACTG ATTTCTGCTGTAAATGGAGCCGGATCTGGCCCCAGTTCAGAGGTTCACATCACCACGGGAATTAAAG CACCCCCAAAGCCCACGCAAACGCCGGAGGCCGCCACAGACAAGCATGGAGTCGTCATGGCAACCTCCAGAACCATCACCATCCTGATGCCCATGTGCTTCTTCTCCGATGCCAACGGACCCATCCAGAAGGTGCAGGTGATCGTGGCAGAGGAATGGG TCATGGATGACGGGAACTTGACCAACTGGAAAAACGCCTTCAACCACAGACCAGCGCCCTATTTCACAGACGAGGGTTTCCCCAATCCTGTGTGCTTTGAGAGCGGGGCGCGCAGAGTTCCTAACGTGGACACGTACGTCATCGGAGAGGACGATAGCTGCATGGCACAGGAGAAGGACGGTGCGCTGTGCAACGGGCCCCTGAAGCCCAGAACACACTACGT ATTCAAATTTCGAGCCGTAAACGTCCAGGGTCAGTACACGGATTCGGACTTCTCAGAGCGCATCAGAACATCAG ACAGCCGGAATTTGACTCGGGATGAGGAGATTATCCTGGGTGTGCTGCTGTCCTTCTTCCtcgctgtgctgctcatcctgaTCATCTACGCATCTGTAAG GATCCATCAGAAGCAGAAGGAAGGAGGCACCTACTCTCCTCGAGAGGCTGAGATCATCGAAACCAAGTTCAAGCTGGACCAGCTGATCGCCGTGGCCGACCTGGAGCTCAAAGAGGAGAAGCTGAACCG GCTTCTCAGTTATAGAAAATCTCTCAA GCCTGTTAATAAGAAGTCGTTTCTGCAGCACGTGGAGGACCTGTGTGCCAACGACAACATCAAGTTCCAGGAGGAATTCTCT GAACTTCCCAAGCTGCTGCACGACCTGGCCACCTCAGACGCCGACCTGCCCTGGAACCGTTCGAAGAACCGCTTCACCAACATCAAGCCCT acaacaacaacagagtGAAGCTGCTGTCGGAACCTGGGGTCCCTGGATCGGACTACATAAACGCCAGCTTTGTCTCG ggGTACCTTTGCCCAAATGAGTTCATCGCCACCCAGGGCCCGCTGCCAGGTACGGTGGCGGACTTCTGGCGGATGATCTGGGAAACGCGCTCGCGCACCATCGCCATGCTCACACAGTGCTTCGAGAAAGGCAGG ATTCGATGTCACCAGTACTGGCCCGAGGACAACAAACCAGTGACCGTGTTTGGAGATATCGTCATCACCAAGCTGAGCGAGGATGTGTTTCCTGATTGGACCGTTCGGGTCCTCAAAGTGGAGAGG CATGGCGACTACATGGTAGTGAACCACTTTAACTTCACATCCTGGCCGGAGCACGGGGTCCCGGAGTCCAGCACCACCCTCATCCAGTTCGTCAGGACCATCCGAGCCCACAGGGGACATGACAACACCACCATGGTGGTGCACTGCAG TGCGGGTGTGGGCCGGACGGGCGTGTTCATTGCACTGGACCACCTCGTCCAGCACGTGAGCGACCATGACTTTGTGGACATTTACGGCCTGGTGGCAGAGCTTCGAAGCGAGAGGATGTGCATGGTGCAGAACCTG GCGCAGTACATGTTCCTGCACCAGAGCACTCTGGACCTGCTGAACAGCAAGGGCAACAGCCAGTCTGTGTGGTTCGTCAGCTACTCTGCTCTGGAGAAGATGGACTCCCTGGATGCCATGGAAG gcGATGTTGAGCTTGAATGGGAGGAAACGACCATGTGA